A section of the Ovis canadensis isolate MfBH-ARS-UI-01 breed Bighorn chromosome 1, ARS-UI_OviCan_v2, whole genome shotgun sequence genome encodes:
- the CAPN10 gene encoding calpain-10 isoform X2, translating into MRAPAKELFRDAAFPASDSSLFSSFSTPLAQFREEITWRRPQEICATPRLFAGSPQEGQVKQGLLGDCWFLCACAALQKSRHLLDQVFPPGQPSWLDQTYRGSFTCRVWQFGRWVEVTVDDRLPCLAGRLCFSRCQREDVFWLPLLEKVYAKVHGSYEQLWAGQVADALVDLTGGLAERWNLKDVAGSSGQQDRPRGTERRTCRQLLSLKDRCLLSCSVLGPRTGTRELGEFHAFIVSDLHELQDLAGRSVLLLRIQNPWGRRCWQGPWREGGEGWSRVEPAAQAELLSQLQDGEFWVEEDEFLREFDEVTIGFPSTEAGHLQSLHSGKVLCHTQELPGAWVKGQSAGGCRNNSGFPSNPKFWLRVCEPSEVYLGVLQRPRVRTAGRPGRDYQAVGLHLWKVEKRRVNLPRALSAPPVAGTACHAYDREVHLHCELGPGFYLAVPSTFLKDAPGRFLLRVFSTGRVALSAVQPAAPSPGRREAPPAGEWETVRLRGSWRAGQTAGGSRNFASYASNPRFPLSVPAGAGPRCVRISLRQHCGDHQCLPIGFHVFQEPLLSCVPHCYAQEVSRLCHLPAGAYRIVPSTYLPDTEGAFTVTVETRIDRRSIHSQEMLGQPLREASFMAVMKA; encoded by the exons ATGCGGGCGCCGGCCAAGGAGCTCTTCCGCGACGCCGCCTTCCCGGCCTCGGACTCCTCGCTCTTCTCCAGCTTCTCCACGCCGCTGGCCCAGTTCCGGGAGGAGATCACCTGGAGGCGGccccag GAAATCTGCGCCACGCCCCGGCTGTTTGCAGGTAGCCCGCAGGAAGGGCAGGTGAAGCAAGGGCTGCTGGGGGACTGTTGGTTCCTGTGTGCCTGCGCCGCCCTGCAGAAGAGCCGCCACCTCCTGGACCAG GTCTTCCCTCCAGGACAGCCGAGCTGGCTCGACCAGACGTACCGGGGCTCCTTCACCTGTCGAGTCTGGCAGTTTGGACGCTGGGTGGAGGTGACCGTGGATGACCGTCTGCCTTGTCTTGCAGGGAGACTCTGCTTCTCCCGGTGCCAGAGAGAGGACGTGTTCTGGCTCCCCTTGCTGGAGAAGGTCTATGCCAA GGTCCACGGCTCCTATGAACAGCTGTGGGCGGGGCAGGTGGCAGACGCCCTGGTGGACCTCACTGGTGGCCTGGCCGAAAGGTGGAACCTGAAGGACGTGGCTGGATCCAGTGGCCAGCAGGACAGGCCCCGCGGCACGGAACGCAGGACTTGCCGGCAGCTGCTCAGCTTGAAGGACCGCTGTCTGCTGAGCTGCTCGGTGCTCGGCCCCAGGACAG GGACCCGGGAGCTGGGCGAGTTTCATGCTTTCATCGTGTCGGATCTGCACGAGCTCCAGGATCTGGCTGGCCGGAGTGTCCTGCTGCTGCGCATTCAGAACCCCTGGGGCCGGCGGTGCTGGCAGGGGCCCTGGAGGGAGGG CGGCGAAGGGTGGAGCCGGGTGGAGCCGGCGGCCCAGGCCGAGCTGCTGTCACAGCTGCAGGACGGGGAGTTCTGGGTGGAGGAGGACGAGTTTCTGCGGGAGTTTGACGAAGTCACCATCGGCTTCCCCAGCACGGAGGCTGGCCACCTGCAGAGCCTGCACTCAG GAAAGGTGCTGTGCCACACCCAGGAGTTGCCCGGGGCCTGGGTCAAGGGCCAGTCTGCAGGAGGCTGCCGGAACAACAGCGGCTTCCCCAGCAACCCCAAGTTCTGGCTGCGGGTCTGCGAGCCCAGCGAGGTGtacctgggtgtcctgcagaGGCCCCGGGTGCGCACAGCTGGCCGCCCGGGCAGAGACTACCAGGCCGTGGGCCTGCACCTCTGGAAG GTGGAGAAGCGGCGGGTCAACCTGCCCAGGGCCCTGTCGGCGCCCCCCGTGGCGGGCACCGCGTGCCATGCCTACGACCGCGAGGTGCACCTGCACTGTGAGCTCGGCCCGGGCTTCTACCTGGCCGTGCCCAGCACCTTCCTGAAGGACGCGCCAGGGCGGTTCCTGCTCCGCGTCTTCTCCACGGGGAGAGTCGCCCTCAG CGCCGTCCAGCCGGCCGCCCCAAGCCCCGGCCGCCGGGAGGCGCCGCCGGCGGGCGAGTGGGAGACTGTGCGGCTGCGGGGCTCCTGGAGAGCCGGCCAGACCGCGGGGGGCAGCCGCAACTTCGCCTCCTACGCCAGCAACCCCCGCTTCCCGCTGTCAGTGCCAGCGGGCGCGGGCCCGCGCTGCGTGCGCATCTCCCTGCGCCAGCACTGCGGCGACCACCAGTGCCTCCCCATCGGCTTCCACGTCTTCCAG GAGCCTCTGCTGAGCTGCGTGCCGCACTGCTACGCCCAGGAGGTGAGCCGGCTCTGCCACCTGCCCGCCGGCGCCTATCGCATCGTGCCCTCCACCTACCTGCCAGACACAGAGGGCGCCTTTACGGTGACCGTGGAGACCAGAATCGACAG
- the CAPN10 gene encoding calpain-10 isoform X1, which translates to MRAPAKELFRDAAFPASDSSLFSSFSTPLAQFREEITWRRPQEICATPRLFAGSPQEGQVKQGLLGDCWFLCACAALQKSRHLLDQVFPPGQPSWLDQTYRGSFTCRVWQFGRWVEVTVDDRLPCLAGRLCFSRCQREDVFWLPLLEKVYAKVHGSYEQLWAGQVADALVDLTGGLAERWNLKDVAGSSGQQDRPRGTERRTCRQLLSLKDRCLLSCSVLGPRTGTRELGEFHAFIVSDLHELQDLAGRSVLLLRIQNPWGRRCWQGPWREGGEGWSRVEPAAQAELLSQLQDGEFWVEEDEFLREFDEVTIGFPSTEAGHLQSLHSGKVLCHTQELPGAWVKGQSAGGCRNNSGFPSNPKFWLRVCEPSEVYLGVLQRPRVRTAGRPGRDYQAVGLHLWKVEKRRVNLPRALSAPPVAGTACHAYDREVHLHCELGPGFYLAVPSTFLKDAPGRFLLRVFSTGRVALSAVQPAAPSPGRREAPPAGEWETVRLRGSWRAGQTAGGSRNFASYASNPRFPLSVPAGAGPRCVRISLRQHCGDHQCLPIGFHVFQVPADGGGQDASSLLLQEPLLSCVPHCYAQEVSRLCHLPAGAYRIVPSTYLPDTEGAFTVTVETRIDRRSIHSQEMLGQPLREASFMAVMKA; encoded by the exons ATGCGGGCGCCGGCCAAGGAGCTCTTCCGCGACGCCGCCTTCCCGGCCTCGGACTCCTCGCTCTTCTCCAGCTTCTCCACGCCGCTGGCCCAGTTCCGGGAGGAGATCACCTGGAGGCGGccccag GAAATCTGCGCCACGCCCCGGCTGTTTGCAGGTAGCCCGCAGGAAGGGCAGGTGAAGCAAGGGCTGCTGGGGGACTGTTGGTTCCTGTGTGCCTGCGCCGCCCTGCAGAAGAGCCGCCACCTCCTGGACCAG GTCTTCCCTCCAGGACAGCCGAGCTGGCTCGACCAGACGTACCGGGGCTCCTTCACCTGTCGAGTCTGGCAGTTTGGACGCTGGGTGGAGGTGACCGTGGATGACCGTCTGCCTTGTCTTGCAGGGAGACTCTGCTTCTCCCGGTGCCAGAGAGAGGACGTGTTCTGGCTCCCCTTGCTGGAGAAGGTCTATGCCAA GGTCCACGGCTCCTATGAACAGCTGTGGGCGGGGCAGGTGGCAGACGCCCTGGTGGACCTCACTGGTGGCCTGGCCGAAAGGTGGAACCTGAAGGACGTGGCTGGATCCAGTGGCCAGCAGGACAGGCCCCGCGGCACGGAACGCAGGACTTGCCGGCAGCTGCTCAGCTTGAAGGACCGCTGTCTGCTGAGCTGCTCGGTGCTCGGCCCCAGGACAG GGACCCGGGAGCTGGGCGAGTTTCATGCTTTCATCGTGTCGGATCTGCACGAGCTCCAGGATCTGGCTGGCCGGAGTGTCCTGCTGCTGCGCATTCAGAACCCCTGGGGCCGGCGGTGCTGGCAGGGGCCCTGGAGGGAGGG CGGCGAAGGGTGGAGCCGGGTGGAGCCGGCGGCCCAGGCCGAGCTGCTGTCACAGCTGCAGGACGGGGAGTTCTGGGTGGAGGAGGACGAGTTTCTGCGGGAGTTTGACGAAGTCACCATCGGCTTCCCCAGCACGGAGGCTGGCCACCTGCAGAGCCTGCACTCAG GAAAGGTGCTGTGCCACACCCAGGAGTTGCCCGGGGCCTGGGTCAAGGGCCAGTCTGCAGGAGGCTGCCGGAACAACAGCGGCTTCCCCAGCAACCCCAAGTTCTGGCTGCGGGTCTGCGAGCCCAGCGAGGTGtacctgggtgtcctgcagaGGCCCCGGGTGCGCACAGCTGGCCGCCCGGGCAGAGACTACCAGGCCGTGGGCCTGCACCTCTGGAAG GTGGAGAAGCGGCGGGTCAACCTGCCCAGGGCCCTGTCGGCGCCCCCCGTGGCGGGCACCGCGTGCCATGCCTACGACCGCGAGGTGCACCTGCACTGTGAGCTCGGCCCGGGCTTCTACCTGGCCGTGCCCAGCACCTTCCTGAAGGACGCGCCAGGGCGGTTCCTGCTCCGCGTCTTCTCCACGGGGAGAGTCGCCCTCAG CGCCGTCCAGCCGGCCGCCCCAAGCCCCGGCCGCCGGGAGGCGCCGCCGGCGGGCGAGTGGGAGACTGTGCGGCTGCGGGGCTCCTGGAGAGCCGGCCAGACCGCGGGGGGCAGCCGCAACTTCGCCTCCTACGCCAGCAACCCCCGCTTCCCGCTGTCAGTGCCAGCGGGCGCGGGCCCGCGCTGCGTGCGCATCTCCCTGCGCCAGCACTGCGGCGACCACCAGTGCCTCCCCATCGGCTTCCACGTCTTCCAG GTTCCAGCAGACGGCGGGGGCCAGGACGCATCCTCCCTGCTGCTGCAGGAGCCTCTGCTGAGCTGCGTGCCGCACTGCTACGCCCAGGAGGTGAGCCGGCTCTGCCACCTGCCCGCCGGCGCCTATCGCATCGTGCCCTCCACCTACCTGCCAGACACAGAGGGCGCCTTTACGGTGACCGTGGAGACCAGAATCGACAG
- the RNPEPL1 gene encoding aminopeptidase RNPEPL1 codes for MAAQCCCRKAPGAEAAPARPPPEPPPALDVASASSAQLFRLRHLQLGLELRPEARELAGCLVLELCARRPAPRALVLDAHPALRLHSAAFRRAPAAAAAAAAEPPCAFAFAAPGPGPAPPPPLPAFCEAPGAEPACCPLAFRVDPFTDYGSSLTVTLPPELQEHQPFQVILRYTSTDAPAIWWLDPELTYGSAKPFVFTQGHSVCNRSFFPCFDTPAVKCTYSAVVKAPSGVQVLMSATQSTYVEEEGVYRFHMEHPVPAYLVALVAGDLQPADIGPRSRVWAEPCLLPTATSKLSGAVEQWLSAAERLYGPYLWGRYDIVFLPPSFPIVAMENPCLTFIISSILESDEFLVIDVIHEVAHSWFGNAVTNATWEEMWLSEGLATYAQRRITTETHGAAFTCLETAFRLDALHRQMKLLGEDSPVSKLQVKLEPGVNPSHLMNLFTYEKGYCFVYYLSQLCGDPQRFDDFLRAYVEKYKFTSVVAQDLLDSFLTFFPELKEQSVDCRAGLEFERWLNATGPPLAEPDLSQGSSLTRPVEALFQLWTAEPLDQAAASASAIDISKWRTFQTALFLDRLLDGSPLPQEVVMSLSKCYSSLLDSMNAEIRIRWLQIVVRNDYYPDLHRVRRFLESQMSRMYTIPLYEDLCTGALKSFALEVFYQTQGRLHPNLRRTIQQILSQGLGPGAEPGGPAADSEPGLLLGDEAPGSAISLRDVNVSA; via the exons ATGGCGGCGCAGTGCTGCTGCCGCAAGGCACCCGGCGCCGAGgccgcgcccgcccgcccgccgcccgaGCCGCCGCCCGCCCTGGACGTGGCCTCGGCCTCCAGCGCGCAGCTCTTCCGCCTCCGCCACCTGCAGCTGGGCCTGGAGCTGCGGCCCGAGGCGCGCGAGCTGGCCGGCTGCCTGGTGCTCGAGCTGTGCGCGCGGCGGCCCGCGCCCCGCGCGCTCGTGCTCGACGCGCACCCGGCCCTGCGCCTGCACTCGGCCGCCTTccgccgcgcccccgccgccgccgccgccgctgccgccgagCCGCCCTGCGCCTTCGCCTTCGCCGCCCCCGGGCCGGGACCCgcaccgccgccgccgctgcccgcCTTCTGCGAGGCGCCCGGCGCGGAGCCCGCCTGCTGCCCGCTGGCCTTCAGGGTGGACCCGTTCACCGACTATGGCTCCTCGCTCACCGTCACGCTGCCCCCTGAGCTGCAGGAGCACCAGCCCTTCCAGGTCATCCTGCGCTACACCTCGACCGACGCCCCCGCC ATCTGGTGGCTGGACCCAGAGCTGACGTACGGCAGCGCCAAGCCCTTCGTGTTCACCCAGGGCCACTCCGTCTGCAACCGCTCCTTCTTTCCGTGCTTTGACACGCCCGCGGTCAAGTGCACCTACTCGGCTGTGGTCAAG GCCCCGTCGGGGGTGCAGGTCCTGATGAGCGCCACACAGAGCACCTACGTGGAGGAGGAGGGCGTCTACCGCTTCCACATGGAGCACCCCGTGCCTGCCTACCTCGTGGCCCTCGTGGCCGGGGACCTCCAGCCCGCAGACATCGGGCCCAG GAGCCGCGTGTGGGCCGAGCCGTGTCTCCTGCCCACGGCCACCAGCAAGCTGTCGGGCGCTGTGGAGCAGTGGCTGAGCGCGGCCGAGCGGCTCTACGGGCCCTACCTGTGGGGCAG GTATGACATCGTCTTCCTGCCCCCGTCCTTTCCCATCGTGGCCATGGAGAACCCCTGCCTCACCTTCATCATCTCCTCCATCCTGGAGAGCGACGAGTTCCTAGTCATCGACGTCATCCACGAGGTGGCCCACAGCTGGTTTGGGAACGCCGTCACCAACGCCACATGGGAGGAGATGTGGCTGAGCGAGGGCCTGGCCACCTACGCCCAGCGGCGCATCACCACCGAGACTCACG GTGCGGCCTTCACCTGTCTGGAGACAGCCTTCCGCCTGGACGCCCTGCACAGGCAGATGAAGCTTCTCGGAGAAGACAGCCCGGTCAGCAAGCTGCAGGTCAAGCTGGAGCCAG GTGTGAACCCCAGCCACCTGATGAACCTGTTCACCTACGAGAAGGGCTACTGCTTCGTGTACTACCTGTCCCAGCTCTGTGGGGACCCCCAGCGCTTTGACGACTTCCTCCGA GCCTACGTGGAGAAGTACAAATTCACCAGCGTGGTGGCCCAGGACCTGCTGGACTCCTTCCTGACCTTCTTTCCAGAGCTGAAGGAGCAGAGCGTGGACTGCCGGGCAG GGCTGGAGTTCGAGCGCTGGCTGAATGCCACGGGCCCCCCGCTGGCCGAGCCGGACCTGTCTCAGGGATCCAGCCTGACGCGGCCCGTGGAAGCCCTCTTCCAGCTGTGGACCGCCGAGCCCCTGGACCAGGCGGCCGCCTCCGCCAGCGCCATCGACATTTCCAAGTGGAGGACCTTCCAGACGGCGCTCTTCCTGGACCGGCTGCTGGATGGGTCCCCACTGCCCCAGG AGGTGGTGATGAGCCTGTCCAAGTGTTACTCGTCCCTGCTGGACTCCATGAACGCCGAGATCCGCATCCGCTGGCTGCAGATCGTGGTCCGCAACGACTACTACCCCGACCTCCACAGGGTCCGGCGCTTCCTGGAGAGCCAG ATGTCGCGCATGTACACCATCCCGCTGTACGAGGACCTGTGCACCGGCGCCCTCAAGTCGTTTGCTCTGGAGGTCTTCTACCAGACGCAGGGCCGGCTGCACCCCAACCTGCGGCGGACCATCCAGCAGATCCTGTCACAGGGCCTGGGCCCCGGCGCAGAGCCAGGCGGGCCCGCGGCGGACTCGGAGCCGGGCCTGCTGCTCGGGGACGAGGCCCCGGGCAGCGCCATCTCTCTCAGGGACGTCAACGTGTCTGCCTAG
- the DUSP28 gene encoding dual specificity phosphatase 28, with amino-acid sequence MDPQQAGQRADAAAPPPPFVRVAPSLFLGSARAAAAPEPLARAGVTLCVNVSRQQPGPGAPGVAELRVPVFDDPAEDLLAHLEPTCAAMEAAVRAGGACLVYCKNGRSRSAAVCTAYLMRHRGLSLERAFRTVKSARPVAEPNPGFWSQLQKYEEALQSRSLLPKEPSGPSEP; translated from the exons ATGGACCCGCAACAGGCCGGACAGCGCGCGGACGCCGCGGCGCCCCCGCCGCCTTTCGTGCGCGTCGCCCCCTCGCTCTTCCTCGGGAGCGCGCGCGCCGCGGCCGCGCCGGAGCCGCTGGCGCGCGCGGGCGTCACCCTGTGCGTCAACGTCTCGCGCCAGCAGCCCGGCCCGGGCGCGCCCGGCGTTGCCGAGCTGCGCGTGCCCGTGTTCGACGACCCGGCGGAGGACCTGCTGGCGCACCTGGAACCCACCTGCGCCGCCATGGAGGCCGCGGTGCGCGCCGGCGGCGCCTGCCTCGTCTACTGCAAGAACGGCCGCAGCCGCTCGGCCGCCGTTTGCACCGCCTACCTGATGCGTCACCGCGGCCTCAGCCTGGAGCGGGCCTTCCGG ACAGTGAAGAGCGCCCGCCCAGTGGCCGAGCCCAACCCGGGCTTCTGGTCCCAGCTCCAGAAGTACGAGGAGGCCCTGCAGTCGCGGTCCCTCCTGCCCAAGGAGCCCTCGGGCCCGAGTGAGCCCTAA